The following coding sequences are from one Haliotis asinina isolate JCU_RB_2024 chromosome 3, JCU_Hal_asi_v2, whole genome shotgun sequence window:
- the LOC137278303 gene encoding stimulated by retinoic acid gene 6 protein-like, with protein sequence MSSMITISNQTLPACADIIDDLAFSHYITLPAVVIIIILALLETRRFRPEVCCGRPALIVPLPLLDGYDNRFSYAAAFGAVTNTITSLFVNLNASDPFNNVPLWAAALVLQFRVLEICITCFPLFACISTKHRLAGSVLGVIYSSVFLGGTFAEAVQTYCMTDPTLTVFQAVSVLTYCPVVLCFLYLIFKFLLVVVECLRSKTYVITEPLKRVYSHQQQYVRQVLHRDYEPSTETTTYDKLIYRPVPGFKYPVRIISVVFILLVLLYKIAMALILGAVQITEGLESLSGQLNVSYAFRGTTFYFATPVLFDLLTGVFYVTATVCVIVTTFYIYLFMKSYRRHLLRMFRGNKSFILDQLPKPHKMMASSMRFPGYQVAYMLWGFVMLFVAMFLVVMSFAYVIYLISINHLMSSVLLSLLQTLSVPAFAILLFYIEVVLAKYVIMQDKIKKTDAAAPLNVDNRRFYECFNYYAFFGNLAIGLFTCFWRILQGIILGVLMVGRLDHSIYARGWEHTDRGYLSYICMLHVENAHNHPILRVFCDLLLTDLDKDGQHQAFQRPVRRNTRASRRWYLAYTLINNPELAQKRKRALNETNRKRRIIRITQAEMEGTADWPIDDGISPSIEFVSSGRNVVTNHTSSQDRSFV encoded by the exons ATGTCGTCAATGATAACAATAAGTAATCAGACCCTCCCTGCCTGTGCGGACATCATCGATGATTTGGCGTTCAGTCATTACATCACCCTCCCGGCG GTTGTCATAATTATCATTCTAGCACTTCTAGAAACGCGACGATTCCGCCCTGAAGTATGTTGTGGTCGACCTGCATTGATTGT TCCTCTCCCTCTTCTTGATGGTTACGACAACCGTTTCTCATACGCCGCAGCCTTCGGGGCCgtcaccaacaccatcacatcattGTTCGTGAACTTGAATGCATCCGATCCTTTCAACAACGTTCCTTTGTGGGCAGCAG CATTGGTCCTGCAGTTTCGAGTTCTGGAGATCTGCATCACATGTTTCCCTCTCTTTGCCTGCATTTCCACAAAACACAGGCTGGCTGGATCAGTTCTCGGTGTCATTTACAGTTCAGTGTT CTTAGGTGGTACGTTCGCTGAGGCCGTACAGACCTACTGCATGACTGACCCAACGCTAACG GTATTTCAAGCAGTATCAGTGCTCACCTACTGCCCGGTTGTACTGTGCTTCTTGTATCTGATCTTCAAGTTCCTTCTTGTCGTCGTGGAGTGCTTGAGGTCAAAGACATACGTCATAACA GAGCCGCTAAAACGGGTGTACAGTCACCAACAGCAGTATGTGCGACAAGTTCTACACAGAGACTATGAGCCAAG CACAGAGACAACAACGTATGATAAACTGATCTACAGGCCCGTTCCTGGATTCAAATACCCAGTTCGAATCATTTCTGTGGTTTTCATACTGCTAGTTCTTCTATACAAA ATTGCAATGGCCTTGATCCTTGGTGCGGTTCAAATTACCGAAGGACTTGAATCACTTTCTGGCCAATTGAATGTTTCATATGCCTTTCGTGGAACGACGTTCTATTTCGCGACACCAGTGTTATTTGATCTACTTACAG GTGTGTTTTACGTCACAGCGACGGTATGTGTGATTGTCACCACATTCTACATCTACCTTTTTATGAAGAGTTACAG ACGGCATTTGCTGCGCATGTTTCGAGGAAACAAAAGTTTCATTCTCGATCAGCTGCCGAAACCACACAAAATGATG GCTAGTAGCATGCGCTTTCCTGGATATCAAGTTGCCTACATGTTATGGG GTTTTGTAATGCTGTTTGTTGCAATGTTCCTCGTGGTGATGTCATTCGCCTATGTGATATACCTGATTAGTATCAATCACCTCATGTCATCTGTACTTTTATCGCTGTTACAAACACTGAG TGTTCCAGCCTTCGCCATATTGCTGTTCTACATAGAAGTTGTCCTGGCTAAATACGTGATCATGCAAGACAAGATTAAGAAGACAGATGCCGCAGCTCCTCTTAATGTTGACAACAG GCGGTTTTATGAATGTTTTAATTACTACGCCTTTTTCGGAAATCTGGCCATTGGACTATTTACGTGTTTCTGGAGAATTCTACAAGGAATCATTCTTGGGGTTCTGATGGTTGGTCGGCTGGATCACAGCATATATGCAAGGGGCTGGGAACACACTGACAGAG GCTATCTGTCGTATATTTGCATGCTGCACGTGGAGAACGCCCATAATCATCCCATATTGAGAGTCTTCTGTGACCTCTTACTGACAGATCTGGATAAAGATGGACAGCACCAAGCATTCCAGAGACCGG TGAGAAGAAATACCAGAGCTTCTAGAAGATGGTACTTGGCTTACACGCTAATCAACAATCCAGAACTTGCTCAAAAACGGAAACGAGCTCTCAATGAAACCAACCGGAAACGGCGAATCATCAGAATCACACAAGCCGAAATGGAAGGTACTGCTGACTGGCCCATTGACGACGGAATCAGTCCCTCCATTGAATTTGTATCGAGCGGAAGGAACGTAGTGACAAATCACACATCCTCTCAAGATCGTTCTTTTGTGTGA
- the LOC137278966 gene encoding stimulated by retinoic acid gene 6 protein-like: MTETAEQVTVCVSGDSMFYVEETMAYVGDIKYCAGMILILALLEKRRFRPEVCGARPALIVPLPLLDGYDNRFSYAAAFGALTNSMGILFLELTQTFSFNSPLWAKAFLLQLRILETCIVCFPLFACISTRHKLVGSVLGVTYSSLHLGASIAGAVVFHCQFHSMLTDTQAVFVLSYVPIVLCFLYLILKFLLVIVECLRSKTYVTTEPQKRVYAHQQQYVRQVLHKDYNPSTETTFCDKWIYRFVPGFKYPVRILSVVSVLVVLLYQFLFAGVYFSTLIVCVIVTSSYIYLFMKSYRRHLLRMFRGNKSFILSQLPKPHRIMACSMRFPGYQVAYMLYGFLVLFTVMFLVMLLFAWGIYLISINHLMSSLLMSLLQTLSVPASVLLLFYLQVIMAKYVLMQDKIKDTDDEPPLNVDNRRFYECFNYYAFFGNLAIGVFSCFWRILQGLILGVLMVGRLDHSIYARGWEHRDRGYLSYICMLHVENAHNHPILRVFCDLLLTDLDKDGQTFHRRVRRNTTASRRWYLAYTLINNPELTQKRKRVLNETNRKRRIVRITQTEMEGTADWPIDDRISPSIEFVSSGRNVVTNHTSSQDRSVV; this comes from the exons ATGACTGAAACAGCGGAACAGGTGACTGTTTGCGTGTCTGGAGATTCTATGTTCTACGTAGAAGAAACTAtggcctacgtaggagatattaagtactgC GCCGGCATGATCCTAATTCTAGCACTTTTGGAGAAGCGGAGATTTCGTCCTGAAGTATGTGGAGCCCGACCGGCATTAATTGT TCCTCTCCCTCTACTTGACGGCTACGACAACCGTTTCTCATACGCCGCAGCCTTCGGTGCTCTTACAAATAGCATGGGAATTCTTTTCCTGGAATTGACTCAAACCTTCTCCTTCAACTCTCCATTGTGGGCTAAGG CATTTTTGCTGCAGCTACGAATTCTTGAGACCTGCATCGTTTGTTTTCCACTGTTTGCCTGTATTTCCACACGACACAAGCTGGTTGGGTCAGTCCTCGGTGTTACCTACAGTTCATTACA CTTAGGCGCTTCGATTGCTGGAGCCGTAGTGTTCCACTGCCAGTTTCATTCAATGCTAACG GACACGCAAGCGGTATTCGTGCTCAGTTACGTACCGATTGTCCTGTGCTTCTTGTATCTGATCTTGAAGTTCCTACTTGTCATCGTGGAGTGCTTGAGGTCAAAGACATACGTCACAACC GAGCCGCAAAAACGGGTGTACGCTCACCAACAGCAGTATGTTCGTCAAGTTCTACACAAAGATTACAACCCAAG CACAGAGACGACATTTTGTGATAAATGGATCTATAGATTCGTCCCTGGATTTAAATATCCAGTGCGAATTCTATCTGTGGTCTCGGTACTTGTTGTTCTCCTGTACCAA TTCCTGTTTGCAGGTGTATACTTCAGCACATTGATCGTATGTGTGATTGTCACCTCATCCTACATCTATCTGTTTATGAAGAGCTACAG ACGGCATTTGCTGCGAATGTTTCGGGGAAATAAGAGTTTCATTCTGAGTCAACTGCCGAAACCACACAGAATCATG GCCTGTAGCATGCGCTTTCCTGGATATCAAGTTGCCTACATGTTATATG GTTTTCTGGTGCTGTTTACTGTAATGTTCCTCGTCATGCTGTTATTCGCTTGGGGGATATATCTGATTAGTATCAATCACCTCATGTCATCTCTACTTATGTCGCTGTTACAAACATTGAG TGTTCCAGCTAGTGTCTTACTGCTGTTCTATCTGCAAGTTATAATGGCTAAGTACGTGCTCATGCAAGACAAGATCAAAGATACAGATGACGAGCCTCCTCTCAATGTTGACAACAG GCGATTTTATGAATGCTTTAATTACTACGCCTTTTTCGGAAATCTGGCCATTGGAGTATTTTCGTGTTTCTGGAGAATTCTACAAGGACTCATTCTTGGGGTTCTAATGGTTGGTCGGCTGGATCACAGCATATATGCAAGAGGCTGGGAACACAGAGACAGAG GCTATCTGTCGTATATTTGCATGCTGCACGTGGAGAACGCCCATAATCATCCCATATTGAGAGTCTTCTGTGACCTCTTACTGACAGATCTGGATAAAGATGGGCAGACATTCCACAGACGAG TGAGAAGAAATACCACAGCTTCAAGAAGATGGTACTTGGCTTACACGCTAATCAACAATCCAGAACTTACTCAAAAACGGAAGCGAGTTCTCAATGAAACCAATCGGAAACGGCGAATCGTCAGAATCACACAAACAGAAATGGAAGGTACTGCTGACTGGCCCATTGACGACAGAATCAGTCCCTCCATTGAATTTGTATCGAGTGGAAGGAACGTTGTGACAAATCACACATCCTCTCAAGACCGTTCGGTCGTGTGA